A part of Terriglobus roseus genomic DNA contains:
- a CDS encoding ferritin-like domain-containing protein, with protein sequence MGLITPNEYEDLRSLYVGQLQYLLSTETQIVKGLASMIEHAQDTQLKQAFQSHRQETEVQADRLRQMLTELTDDDDDKKDPITTALISSGTNIVSESSEGPVRDAGLLATAQKIEHYEIASYGSAREWARILGLSEHARLLEQTLNEEKHADSLLTSISQRENSEAAAAA encoded by the coding sequence ATGGGACTAATTACACCGAATGAATATGAAGACCTGCGTTCGCTCTACGTAGGACAGCTTCAGTACCTGCTCTCAACGGAGACGCAGATCGTCAAGGGTCTTGCAAGCATGATTGAGCATGCCCAGGACACGCAGCTCAAGCAGGCTTTTCAATCTCATCGACAGGAAACCGAGGTACAGGCTGATCGTCTTAGGCAGATGCTGACGGAACTAACGGACGACGATGATGACAAGAAAGATCCCATCACCACGGCCTTGATTTCGAGTGGCACAAATATCGTTAGCGAATCGAGCGAAGGTCCCGTTCGAGATGCAGGGCTGCTTGCGACGGCACAGAAGATCGAACACTACGAGATTGCTTCCTACGGCTCCGCGCGGGAATGGGCACGGATTCTTGGCCTTTCTGAGCATGCTCGCCTCTTGGAGCAGACGCTGAATGAAGAGAAGCATGCGGATTCGTTGCTGACTTCCATTTCCCAACGAGAGAATTCGGAAGCTGCCGCAGCTGCATAA
- a CDS encoding cupin domain-containing protein yields the protein MFSIGRQTCKPGSGTPPHVHQHEDEVFSVVTGHFEIFNGESWTEIPKNGIIFAPRGGVHCFRNCGDTDGTIQFICSGDRFDIFLEGLSRYVLPQDVQAIVDYSATYGITYPTLPPPSA from the coding sequence ATGTTCTCCATCGGCCGCCAGACTTGTAAACCCGGCAGCGGAACGCCGCCACACGTTCATCAACATGAAGATGAGGTCTTTTCCGTGGTGACGGGACATTTCGAGATCTTCAACGGGGAATCGTGGACAGAGATTCCAAAGAACGGCATCATCTTCGCACCTCGTGGAGGCGTGCATTGCTTCCGCAACTGCGGCGATACAGATGGCACCATCCAATTCATCTGCAGTGGAGATCGGTTCGATATTTTCCTCGAAGGCTTATCGCGCTATGTCTTGCCGCAAGACGTACAGGCCATTGTGGATTATTCCGCTACCTATGGGATCACCTATCCAACGCTTCCACCGCCCTCCGCTTGA
- a CDS encoding TetR/AcrR family transcriptional regulator, with amino-acid sequence MNEARGYSSPLRKQQAEDTRRRIVDAALELIQETRQETLSHERIAKRSEIALRTVYRHFPTRTELLDAVWQESDRRLQLAHYPDTESDMLASLESVYGNMDAHPGLIRGLLHSNAGQEMRRRDNERRRQGVVKALADATSQLSEDERRQVIAVFQSLYSARTWEMMRDRAHLKDGEVSKAVGWAMRTLLDSLAPIRSSTRSLRSRLQRLPRSQPKGPRYESLRPSTDGVVD; translated from the coding sequence ATGAATGAAGCGCGCGGTTATTCAAGCCCTCTCCGCAAGCAGCAGGCGGAGGATACACGTCGACGAATCGTTGATGCCGCGCTGGAATTGATTCAGGAAACTCGTCAGGAGACTTTGTCGCATGAACGCATTGCGAAGCGTTCGGAGATCGCACTCAGAACGGTGTATCGGCACTTTCCTACTCGTACGGAGTTACTGGATGCGGTCTGGCAGGAAAGTGATCGCCGCCTGCAATTGGCCCATTACCCGGATACGGAGAGCGACATGCTCGCTTCCTTGGAGTCTGTCTACGGCAATATGGATGCGCATCCGGGGCTCATCCGAGGGCTGTTGCATTCAAATGCGGGCCAGGAGATGCGGCGGCGCGACAACGAACGGCGCCGGCAGGGCGTAGTCAAAGCACTCGCGGATGCTACATCCCAGCTCTCTGAGGATGAGCGCAGGCAGGTGATTGCAGTTTTTCAATCGCTCTACAGCGCTCGCACTTGGGAGATGATGCGTGATCGCGCGCACCTGAAGGACGGAGAAGTCAGCAAGGCTGTTGGCTGGGCTATGCGGACGCTCCTGGATTCGCTCGCTCCGATCAGAAGCAGCACAAGAAGCCTGCGATCAAGACTGCAAAGGCTTCCACGAAGCCAGCCAAAGGGGCCTCGATACGAATCACTGAGACCCTCAACGGACGGCGTCGTCGACTGA